From a region of the Zingiber officinale cultivar Zhangliang chromosome 4B, Zo_v1.1, whole genome shotgun sequence genome:
- the LOC121977125 gene encoding probable magnesium transporter NIPA6 — translation MDEAPPAAGSSQIFADNLKGFILAVASSAFIGASFIIKKKGLKRAGASGSRAGGGGYGYLREPLWWIGMVTMIIGEIANFVAYIFAPAVLVTPLGALSIIVSAVLAHFILKERLQRMGVLGCVLCIVGSTVIVLHAPEEKTPSSVEQIWDLATQPAFLLYTASAVAVSLVLMLHCAPRVGQTNILVYLGICSAIGSLTVMSIKAIGIAIKLTLDGINQAGYFQTWVFAMLAISCIVIQLNYLNKALDTFNTAVVSPVYYAMFTILTILASAIMFKDWSGQSASNIASEICGLITVISGTTVLHSTRDPDPPSSDLYTPLSPKIFWHVQGNGELGKLKNDDLLSGEFVAVVRQDYFI, via the exons ATGGACGAAGCGCCGCCTGCGGCGGGGTCCTCGCAGATCTTCGCAGACAACCTTAAGGGCTTCATACTCGCCGTCGCCTCCAGCGCTTTCATCGGCGCCAGCTTCATCATCAAGAAAAAGGGCCTCAAGCGCGCCGGCGCATCCGGCTCCCGTGCTG GCGGAGGCGGGTATGGATATTTGCGGGAACCTCTATGGTGGATCGGGATGGTCACCA TGATAATAGGTGAAATTGCAAATTTTGTTGCATACATCTTTGCCCCAGCTGTCCTTGTTACACCACTGGGTGCGTTGAGCATCATTGTGAG TGCCGTTTTGGCCCATTTCATTTTGAAAGAGAGATTGCAGAGGATGGGTGTCTTGGGTTGCGTGCTCTGCATTGTGGGTTCGACAGTCATCGTGCTCCATGCCCCAGAGGAAAAGACGCCGAGTTCTGTTGAGCAAATATGGGATTTGGCAACCCAGCCTG CCTTTCTATTGTATACAGCATCTGCAGTTGCAGTATCCCTGGTGCTCATGTTGCATTGTGCTCCACGAGTCGGGCAAACAAACATACTGGTTTACTTGGGTATTTGCTCTGCCATTGGATCTCTGACG GTGATGAGTATTAAGGCCATAGGAATAGCAATCAAGCTCACGTTAGATGGCATCAACCAAGCTGGTTACTTCCAGACATGGGTATTCGCTATGCTGGCAATCTCCTGCATTGTAATTCAATTGAATTACCTGAACAAG GCATTAGATACTTTTAACACTGCTGTTGTTTCTCCAGTCTACTATGCCATGTTCACAATCCTCACTATATTAGCAAGTGCCATCATGTTCAAG GATTGGTCTGGGCAGAGTGCAAGCAATATTGCATCTGAGATTTGTGGGCTCATTACAGTAATTTCTGGAACCACAGTGTTACATTCTACAAGAGATCCGGATCCTCCTTCCTCAG ATCTATACACTCCGCTTTCTCCCAAAATATTTTGGCACGTCCAAGGAAATGGTGAACTGGGAAAACTCAAGAATGACGACCTGCTGTCCGGAGAATTTGTTGCCGTGGTGCGCCAAGACTATTTTATTTAG